A region of the Desulfobacterales bacterium genome:
TTTAAATGCATTAGATGTGCCAAAAATAAAATTTATATAAATATTATTTTATTTCAAATAGTTATTAGTAAAAAAATTAAAAAAGTTGTTAATAAATAATCCATAAAATTTTGCCAATATTGGCATCTATACGGATTTTTTTTGTTCTAATATTAAATATAGTTAAATTTAATATTTCTACTTCAACCTTTATTTTGTTTGAATTACTACATAATTTACAGGTATTCATATCTTGCCGAAAATGACAAAAGAATTTGACAAAAATGGCAAAACTGCTAAAATAAATTTAAAACAGCTCCAAAAGCCTAAAAAAATGGGATTAAATTTTTTAATTTTTTTTCTTAAAAACTATAAACCTGTAGGAGACGTAAATGCTTAAAAAACCATCCTATGATGAATTGATAAATCGAAATTTAAGTTTGGAAAAAGAGGTAGCTGATATCAATCGCTTGACGGAGACGCTTAAATATGAAAAAAAGTTTTCTGAAACGATATTGGACAGCCTCCCTGGTATTTTTTATCTTTATGATGAATCCGGTATCTTGATCAGATGGAATAAGAATCATGAGCGTATAACTGGTTTTGCTCCGGCTGATTTGCTTAAAAGAAAACAATTAGATTGGTTTAAAGATGATGAAAAGCAATTAATCATTGCAGAGATAAAAAAAGTGTTTGAAAAAGGTGGATCGGAAGTTGAAACATATCTTGAAGTTCATGGCGGCGAAAAAGTACCTTTCCTTCTTACGGGACGAAGATTGATTGTTGATAATAAAAAGTATTTGCTTGGTGTTGGTATTGATTTAACCAAAATCAAACACATGGAAGAAGCACTTCGCAGGGAGTGAAGAAAAATATCGAACAATTTTTGAAAATGCGGTTGAAGGTATTTTTCAAACTACACAGGAAGGAGTTCTCGTTAGCGCTAATCCAAGAATGGTTACAATGCTCGGATATGACTCAATAGAAGACCTGAACGGGAATATTCAGAATTTTTATGTTGATATATGTATCTTGTCCCGTGACATAAAAAAATTTTTTGATTTGATTCACAAGAATCCTACTGTCACAGGATTTGAAACCCGTTTTAAAAGAAAGGATAATAGTCATATATGGGTATCTCTTTCAGCGAGAGCCATTTACGATAATACTGGTAAAATTATTTTAATTGAAGGTATAATTATAGATATTACAGAACAAAAACAAGAATTTATAGCTTTACATGAAAGGGAAGCTTATTTACGTAAAGAAAATATCCAGCTTAAAAATACGATTAAGGATTGTTATCGATTCGGTGAAATTATTGGTAAAAGCGATGCGATGCATAAAGTTTATAATATGATATTAAAAGCTTCTAACCAAAAAGCTAATGTTATTATATAGTGGCTGAACGGAAACCCTATGTTTGTCGATTTAATACCCGATTAATATCAATTTTTTTTTGTCTATCGCATTGTTTCTTTCAAAAAATATCAAAAATTTATCAAATTTATATTTTTTTGAACTTTTTAGAGTATTTTAGCAAGAAAAAAAAATAGTTATGCACTTTATTATTATTTTTATGTACGTGAAGGGATTAATCTAAATTCGAGACCTTTTTTATATCTCTATTATCATTCCATGTTACATTATATTTAGTGTCTGAACGAAAATTCTACAGGGCTTAATCTATAACAGATTTCGCTTTTAAATTCAAATGAAGATTTTATTTTTTTTCTGATAAATAAAAAAATATCATTTTACTTTAAATTAAAAATATTATATAAGTCTTTAAATCAACAAAATAATGTTGTATTATTATTCGGAATGATTCGTTGAAATGAAAATAAATCTTTTGATTCTTCATGGAGGAATGTTATGAGAAAAGTAATAGATTTTCAAATGAAGATTGGCGCTACTCCAATCGAAGACATTAAATTTGATTTAAAATCAAGAGATGAAATTCCAAAACTTTTAATGGGGCTACAGCACATTTATAAAAACCTTG
Encoded here:
- a CDS encoding PAS domain-containing protein codes for the protein MFENAVEGIFQTTQEGVLVSANPRMVTMLGYDSIEDLNGNIQNFYVDICILSRDIKKFFDLIHKNPTVTGFETRFKRKDNSHIWVSLSARAIYDNTGKIILIEGIIIDITEQKQEFIALHEREAYLRKENIQLKNTIKDCYRFGEIIGKSDAMHKVYNMILKASNQKANVII
- a CDS encoding PAS domain S-box protein, yielding MLKKPSYDELINRNLSLEKEVADINRLTETLKYEKKFSETILDSLPGIFYLYDESGILIRWNKNHERITGFAPADLLKRKQLDWFKDDEKQLIIAEIKKVFEKGGSEVETYLEVHGGEKVPFLLTGRRLIVDNKKYLLGVGIDLTKIKHMEEALRRE